A segment of the Halovivax limisalsi genome:
GAATCGAATCCGTTCGGCCACGTCGTCGAACTCGAGCGGCAACTCGACGAACGGGTCGGCCCCGACGGTGTTCTCCGTCCCGATCGTGATCACGTCGAGCTCCTCGTCGTCGAGCTCCGTGAACCGCTCGTGGTACGAGCCGCTCGGGGAGAAGAGCACGATCGCGTCGACATCCTCGTAAATGTCACCGAACACGTCATCGAGACCGGCCATTGCTTCTAGAAGCCGGGTGGGCTCGAATAAGCGTTTGGGCGTATCGTCAGACGCCTGGCGGACAACCGAACTTTTCCGCCTCGGGTTCCGCCCAAAGCGCGAAACCGCTCCTTGAAAAACTTCGTTAGCTGTCGCTAATCGACGTAGCGTCCGAAAAATGAATCGCGGGTCGCAGGGTCAGCGGTCGATCCGCTGATAGTTAGTACGGCTTAGTCCTGACGGCGCAGGGCCAGCATCGCAGCGCCCAGCAGCGCGACGAGAGCGACAGCGACGCCGAAGCCGGGCGTGCCGTCGTCTCCGCCATCGCCGCCGTCCTCGGAGCCGCCATCCTCGGAGCCGCCATCCTCGGAGCCGCCATCCTCGGAGCCGCCGTCCTCGGAGCCGCCATCCTCGGAGCCGCCGTCCTCGGAGCCGCCGTCGTCGCCGGCGGAGACGGTCAAGGTGCCGGATTCGCTCTCGTTAGGCGTCTCGACGGCCCACTCGATGTCGCCCTCGGCGGACGTATCGAAGTCACCGGAGAGGGTCGTCGTTCCACCAGCCTCGAGGGAGACCTCTTCCGAGGCGACCTCCTCGCCGCCGATGGTGAGCGTGACCGTGCCCTCTGCGGGACCGGAGTCAGCAGTGTTGGTGATCGTCGCCTCGATGGAGGCGTCCTCGTCGACCATCACTTCCTCCGGCACGTCGACGTTCGTGACGCTGAGGTACGGTTCCGGGGAAGGCTCGCCGACGACACCGTCAGCGGTGTCGGAAACGTCGCCGTTGTCTTCGAGTTCAGCCGAGAGGGAGAACTCGGTGTCCTGGACCTGTCCGCTGAAGTCCATCGTCGCGGTCCACGTTCCATCCTCGCCGACCTCGGTGTAGGTCGGGATGTAGAACGGGTTGTCGCTTCCGTCCGGCGTCTCCGCCTGCACGAAGATCGAGGCGCCGGGCGCGACGTTCGACGTGCCCGTGATCTCCTGACCGGAGTCAGCGGTGACACTGTAGGAATCCTGATCGAAGCTCAGGGTCGGCTCCTCAACGGTGAACGAGCTCTCGAACGTGTCCGTCGAGTCGATGTACGGGTTGGGGTCCATCCCTTCGTCCTCGGCGTCAGCCGAGGCGACCGTCTTCACGGTGGCCTTGTACTGCTCATTGGCCTGGGCGTCGTTGTTGCCGCCGGTCGGCATGAACGCAACGACGCGGTTCTCGTCCTCGGAGATGGTCATGTCACCCACAGCGGGCGTAATGTCCTTCGGATCCTCACCGAACGGCGGGTTCGTCTGGACGACCGAGATGTTGAACGCTTCGTAGTTGGCCGGGTCCTCCTCGAGGAGGCCGAAGATACCGCTACCGACTATCTCGACGGCGACGTAGTCGCCGGCCGCGACCGTTCCGTCGGCCGCGACGCCGAGTTCGTCGAGCGTGTCGGTGTCGTCGCTGCTGACGACGTACGTGTTAACCTCGTCGATGCCGCTGTCGGTGACGCGGAACGTACCGCGGTCCTGACGGTCACCGTTCGCATCGTAGAGGTTCATGTTGAAGCTCTTGGTCCACTCGTTGTAGACTTCGAGCTGCGTCTCGCGATCCCAGGTGCCGAGGTGATCGGCGTTGAAACTGCCGTTAGTGGCGGAGACGACGTTCGCGTCACCGCGGGCCAGCAGCACCGTGTTGACGTCGAGCTCGACCTGGTCGGCGTTTTCGTTAGCCGTCACGGTCCCGTTGAGGAGCGTGATGACCTCTTCCGAATTTTCCGGCGTCCAGGTGAGTTCGACATAGGCCTCGTCGGTGTTCTGCATGTCGACGAGGATCGTGTTGGAGTCACCGACCGGGCCGGTCGCGACGTTGTTCTCGTTACCGAAGCTGACTTGTGCCTCGTCGTCGCTGACAACGTCGAGCGTCAGCTCCGAGGAGGCGGTCGTGTCAGCGGCCTCGACCGAGAAGTTG
Coding sequences within it:
- a CDS encoding BGTF surface domain-containing protein is translated as MTRNTTSTREKGRAVFLAALMVLSVFAMGAAFAGSAVADHSDNEKDISDGDFAYQGETIVISGITSVTDSDTVDLYSGVPGGDDVSWEREVDVDTQNDTVTLDTSDLGQGDWFIEEDNGNTTAFEIRVQNLDGTMFSADQVTQSGSVDLEVDSNRGGFLAEISSGSFTQDQLTSMLNDYNQSATSAHDDIVVVDARATYTLDFSQVDVSTGSYNFSVEAADTTASSELTLDVVSDDEAQVSFGNENNVATGPVGDSNTILVDMQNTDEAYVELTWTPENSEEVITLLNGTVTANENADQVELDVNTVLLARGDANVVSATNGSFNADHLGTWDRETQLEVYNEWTKSFNMNLYDANGDRQDRGTFRVTDSGIDEVNTYVVSSDDTDTLDELGVAADGTVAAGDYVAVEIVGSGIFGLLEEDPANYEAFNISVVQTNPPFGEDPKDITPAVGDMTISEDENRVVAFMPTGGNNDAQANEQYKATVKTVASADAEDEGMDPNPYIDSTDTFESSFTVEEPTLSFDQDSYSVTADSGQEITGTSNVAPGASIFVQAETPDGSDNPFYIPTYTEVGEDGTWTATMDFSGQVQDTEFSLSAELEDNGDVSDTADGVVGEPSPEPYLSVTNVDVPEEVMVDEDASIEATITNTADSGPAEGTVTLTIGGEEVASEEVSLEAGGTTTLSGDFDTSAEGDIEWAVETPNESESGTLTVSAGDDGGSEDGGSEDGGSEDGGSEDGGSEDGGSEDGGSEDGGDGGDDGTPGFGVAVALVALLGAAMLALRRQD